From one Plasmodium malariae genome assembly, chromosome: 12 genomic stretch:
- the PmUG01_12040200 gene encoding DEAD box helicase, putative — protein MFGSFDEDIREFFPFTPYKIQMDFMKIFYEILTNSNIKTNEKIRSVYEAIQQNENMKSMLKDDINNSLSWLYESNEEMKQSNSNSSNNANNSEEHIICEMKTGSGKSLTMLTPLIYWLFKHKFDLFLMKENVQLKKEEPEWIKESIMEKLLEKYTHNLNMQNKKKDIYLNILNKYFSFDEDKILLKENVTVEKKKVDIEQTHTNDEFPMAHKDEDLLSDCSVEGKTKKQIFICSRTQSQLNQYFLELKKIEKKIKKDFSINMIIIGSRKHLCINEDFLKNCRNLNELNDYCRNGRCNSSSSNSNCGSSCSSSEEKEQKRINNYSLVTKLINTKNVNMNEIKNICRNEKIQVCPYYLSKENIKNADIVLLPYICILNEQVRKNLKINIKNNIVIFDESQNIIENINDSNSIAIENHHILFCKLILKEYIDKYENILNNNNIVMIKQLIIYCNMLIYSFTSIQEDIMTVSKFTILSKVDALNLNNISSFLNDSPFCRRIKIFSEMHMREYMGKCSRKRGSKHNNRSTTDSVSSIANTRDTSFITAHSSSIYLLSEFTNKLIRSNKYDYVHISKGKEGSAEDGEKVSSPKDDIMGERGGGKNKNKKRHDDTGENSDGGKKRKMSHLKNCKENDMNSQEKKNYTCKCNENDMNSQEKKNYTCKCNENSMNSQEKKNYTCTYEESDDNIQKLFEDLLTNNNKTELFRKIELISVSACNNFQHITKECSNVILIGGTLQPLEEFLLLFLNEQKKKIKIYSSDYIFKKENVFSRIISTNLLTYEYIDNTFKNRFKKIHLLNLALQIYFLTVHVKYGNIVFFSSYSFLREFISFLNNEGRYVLNEMKKKKYIFFEKKNDYTVLNEYMQSIQKVKDHHQSMMTKNGCILFCVMNAKLSEGINFHDEICRNILIIGIPFFKHERSTTNPSKFTLDKNTLVLNYYKEYSREMLEGDSDIPANKAEDRQLILPEEISEMCRTYELKYAMKIINQCIGRSLRHTNDFSSYFFLDYRFTKKEFFDNFPSFIKTHLNNMKNIPVVDQRNETFLKEKNFFFNIYDDIMKYYKTNFPNLPFADISETHLNNFVNDLFRLNEFHEKMKNA, from the exons ATGTTCGGTTCGTTCGACGAAGACATTAGGGAGTTTTTCCCCTTCACACcatataaa ATTCAAATGGactttatgaaaatattttatgaaattttgaCAAATTCGaacataaaaacaaatgaaaagaTAAGATCAGTATATGAGGCAATCcaacaaaatgaaaacatgAAAAGTATGTTGAAGgatgatattaataatagtttAAGTTGGTTGTATGAAAGTAACGAGGAAATGAAACAGAGTAACTCGAATTCTTCAAATAACGCCAACAATTCTGAGGAACACATTATTTGTGAAATGAAAACAGGCTCAGGAAAATCTCTAACTATGTTAACTCCTCTTATCTACTG GCTTTTCAAGCATAAATTCGACTTGTTTCTCATGAAGGAGAATGTCCAACTGAAGAAAGAGG AGCCCGAATGGATCAAGGAAAGCATAATGGAAAAATTGCTGGAAAAGTACACACATAACTTAAACATgcagaacaaaaaaaaagacatatatttaaacattttaaataaatatttttcctttgatgaggataaaatattattgaagGAAAATGTAACagtagaaaagaaaaaggtcGACATAGAACAGACCCATACGAATGATGAGTTTCCTATGGCACACAAAG ATGAAGACCTCCTGAGCGATTGTTCTGTTGAGGGAAAGACCAAAAAACAA ATCTTTATCTGCAGCAGAACCCAGTCGCAGCTAAATCAATACTTCCTcgagttaaaaaaaattgaaaaaaaaataaaaaaagatttttccataaatatgattataaTTGGGAGTAGGAAACACCTGTGCATAAACGAG gattttttaaaaaattgtcgAAACCTGAACGAGCTAAATGACTACTGCAGAAACGGTCGATGTAA ttcGTCCTCCAGCAATAGCAATTGCGGAAGTAGTTGTAGTAGTAGTGAAGAGAAAGAAcagaaaagaataaataactACAGCCTggtaacaaaattaataaatacaaaaaatgttaatatgaacgagataaaaaatatatgtaggAATGAAAAGATTCAAGTATGTCCTTACTATTTAAgtaaggaaaatataaaaaatgcagaTATTGTTTTACTaccatatatttgtatattaaatgaacaagtcaggaaaaacttaaaaataaatataaaaaataatatagttatatttgATGAGtcacaaaatattatagagAATATAAATGACTCAAATTCTATAGCTATCGAAAATCATcatatacttttttgtaaattaatattaaaagagtATATAgacaaatatgaaaatattctaaataacaataatattgtAATGATTAAGCAGCTTATTATTTACTGCAATATGctcatatattcatttacatCAATACAAGAAGACATCATGACTGTGAGTAAATTTACCATCTTGTCGAAAGTAGACGCACTCAATCTAAAcaatatttcttcttttttgaaTGACTCCCCATTTTGTAGAAGaatcaaaatattttcagAGATGCACATGAGGGAGTACATGGGGAAGTGTTCACGTAAAAGAGGTAGCAAACACAACAATAGAAGCACCACTGATAGTGTTAGTAGCATTGCAAATACACGCGATACTTCCTTTATCACTGCACACTCTTCGTCCATTTACCTACTAAGCGAATTCACAAATAAGCTCATACGGTCAAACAAATATGACTACGTGCATATTAGCAAGGGGAAAGAAGGCAGTGCAGAGGATGGAGAAAAGGTATCATCACCCAAGGATGATATTATGGGCGAACGGGGGGgggggaaaaataaaaacaaaaaaagacatGATGACACTGGAGAAAATTCAGATGGGggtaagaaaagaaaaatgagtcatttaaaaaattgtaaagaaaatgatatgaacagtcaggaaaaaaaaaattacacatgtaaatgtaatgaaaatgatatgaacagtcaggaaaaaaaaaattacacatGTAAATGTAATGAAAATAGTATGAACAgtcaggaaaaaaaaaattacacatgtacatacgaAGAATCAGATGATAATATACAGAAATTATTTGAAGACCtcttaacaaataataataagaccGAACTATTTCGAAAAATAGAACTAATAAGTGTAAGTGCGTGCAATAACTTTCAGCATATAACTAAAGAATGTAGTAATGTAATCCTTATTGGTGGTACTTTACAACCTTTAGAAGAGTtcttattactttttttaaatgaacaaaaaaaaaaaataaaaatatattcctctgattatatatttaaaaaggaaaatgtatTTTCAAGAATAATCTCAACTAACTTATTAACATATGAATACATTGataatacttttaaaaacaGGTTTAAGAAAATCCACTTGCTTAATTTAGCATTGCAAATATACTTCTTAACTGTACATGTGAAATATGGAAATATTGTCTTCTTTTCCTCATACAGTTTTTTAAGagaatttatttcttttttaaataatgaaggCAGATATGTGTTaaacgaaatgaaaaaaaaaaaatatattttttttgaaaaaaaaaatgattacactgttttaaatgaatacatGCAAAGTatacaaaaagtaaaagatCATCATCAATCAATGATGACCAAAAATGGTTGTATCCTATTCTGTGTAATGAATGCAAAATTAAGTGAAGGAATCAATTTTCATGATGAAATCtgtagaaatatattaattataggTATACCTTTTTTCAAGCATGAAAGAAGTACAACAAACCCCAGCAAGTTTACCCTAGACAAAAATACCCTTGTCTTGAATTACTATAAGGAATACTCCAGGGAAATGCTAGAAGGCGATAGTGATATCCCTGCAAACAAAGCCGAGGACAGACAGTTAATATTAC CAGAGGAAATTAGCGAGATGTGCAGGACGTACGAGTTGAAATACGCAATGAAGATAATAAACCAATGTATAGGTAGAAGCCTAAGACATACGAATGACTTTTCttcctattttttccttgattatagatttacaaaaaaagaattttttgataatttcCCTTCATTTATCAAAACGCATTTAaacaatatgaaaaatatacctGTTGTCGATCAGAGGAatgaaacatttttaaaagagaaaaattttttttttaatatatacgatgatattatgaaatattataaaacaaattttccTAACCTACCATTTGCAGATATCAGCGAAACACATTTGAATAACTTTGTAAATGATTTGTTTCGTCTTAACGAATTTcacgaaaaaatgaaaaatgcatGA
- the PmUG01_12040300 gene encoding MSF1-like protein, putative, translating into MKLFEQEHKYQYDWDTVTSAFWLKYPNSVQKHIKNIDVIGRSIDTNEKTLKLKRIIHLQYYIPNIFKNLFNIDGKGLALEEIIINLREKKLTVNTVNYTLNPLINISEECVYFQKDNDVNQTYYKQVTTLNIKGLGYMKNLVENTIINTIKEKSKQGINIMNDTIKKTINDSIHINNSEIYIEKLEKNKK; encoded by the exons ATGAAACTTTTCGAACAAGAGCACAAGTACCAATATGACTGGGACACAGTTACA TCTGCATTTTGGTTGAAATATCCGAATAGCGTTCAGAAGCATATAAAGAATATTGATGTTATTGGTAGGAGCATTGATACAAATGAGAAAACATTGAAATTGAAAAGGATCATTCACCTTCAGTATTATATACCTAACATAttta AAAACCTCTTTAACATTGATGGCAAAGGGCTAGCTCTTGAGGAAATTATTATCAACTTAAGAGAGAAAAAACTGACAGTAAACACCGTCAATTATACCTTAAATcctttaattaatatatcagAGGAATGCGTGTACTTTCAAAAGGACAATGATG TGAATCAAACTTATTACAAGCAGGTTACAACTCTAAACATTAAAGGCCTTGGGTATATGAAAAACCTTGTGGAAAac ACAATAATAAAcacaataaaagaaaaaagcaaGCAAGGGATAAACATAATGAATGATACCattaaaaaaactataaatgACAGCATACACATTAATAATagtgaaatatatatagaaaagctggaaaaaaataaaaaatga